Proteins encoded together in one Diabrotica undecimpunctata isolate CICGRU chromosome 3, icDiaUnde3, whole genome shotgun sequence window:
- the LOC140435938 gene encoding uncharacterized protein, translated as MYRQVIVHEENRPLQQIVWRDNPTDNIDVYQLTTVTYGQKSAPFLAMRCMRQLAFEHESQFPLAAKSILEDFYVDDLLTGSNNLQELQMRCNDIFKILESGKFILRKWISNNPETILNINCNDISNNVINIGDSDSFKTLGIQWMSQQDILCFKISLTEKSNHLFTKRQILSIISKIYDSLGLLSPVLLTAKLIIQNLFRLQKPWDEIIPPELNNSWAKLYNQLPCLNKLHVPRSVLGSGHKITSIHCFCDASMHAYASCIYVCSIDPESKYHSHIMCSKTKVAPIKSITIPKLELCAALLGSQLIDKVTKSLSILNMPIYMWSDSKIVLSSLNWNLSSYKYLLPTG; from the coding sequence ATGTATCGACAAGTAATTGTACATGAAGAGAATAGACCACTACAACAAATTGTCTGGAGAGACAATCCGACAGATAATATTGATGTGTATCAATTAACTACTGTAACCTATGGCCAAAAATCAGCTCCATTCTTGGCAATGAGGTGCATGCGTCAGTTAGCCTTTGAACATGAATCTCAGTTTCCTTTAGCTGCAAAATCCATATTAGAAGACTTTTATGTAGATGATCTGTTGACAGGATCAAACAATTTACAAGAGTTACAAATGAGAtgtaatgatatttttaaaattttagagtCTGGAAAATTTATTTTGAGAAAATGGATTTCCAATAATCCTGAAACCATCCTTAACATTAATTGTAATGATATTTCCAACAATGTTATTAATATAGGAGATTCTGATAGTTTTAAAACTCTTGGAATCCAATGGATGAGTCAACAAGATATTCTTTGCTTCAAAATTTCTCTTACTGAAAAATCCAATCATTTATTTACTAAACGCCAAATATTATCTATCATTTCCAAAATTTATGATTCTTTAGGTCTGTTAAGTCCAGTCCTATTAACTGCTAAACTAATAATTCAAAATCTATTTCGACTTCAAAAACCATGGGATGAAATAATCCCTCCAGAATTAAATAACAGTTGGGCCAAACTGTATAATCAACTACCATGTCTAAATAAATTACACGTTCCAAGATCAGTACTTGGATCAGGTCATAAAATTACAAGCATACATTGCTTTTGTGATGCTTCAATGCATGCTTATGCAAGTTGTATTTATGTATGCAGCATAGATCCAGAaagcaaataccattctcacattATGTGTTCAAAAACAAAGGTCGCTCCTATCAAATCAATAACAATACCTAAACTTGAATTGTGTGCAGCTTTGTTAGGTTCCCAATTAATTGACAAGGTCACCAAATCTTTATCAATTCTAAATATGCCGATATACATGTGGTCTGACTCAAAAATTGTATTAAGTTCGCTAAACTGGAACCTATCCAGTTACAAGTATTTGTTGCCAACAGGGTAA